A genomic region of Jeotgalibaca ciconiae contains the following coding sequences:
- a CDS encoding thioredoxin family protein produces the protein MEEVQSFIKNHHFALVYISRINCSVCHAVLPQVQNLLADFPEIQMIKADADQIPTVAGEFSVFTVPAILLFVNGKEMIRKARFVVMGELEHQLRQIVTNY, from the coding sequence ATGGAAGAAGTACAAAGTTTTATAAAGAACCATCATTTTGCGCTTGTTTATATTTCCCGTATTAATTGTAGTGTCTGCCATGCCGTGCTTCCGCAAGTGCAAAATCTTTTAGCAGATTTTCCTGAAATTCAAATGATAAAAGCAGACGCTGATCAAATTCCTACTGTAGCCGGTGAATTCAGTGTATTTACGGTCCCTGCTATCCTTCTTTTCGTAAATGGAAAAGAAATGATACGCAAAGCTCGTTTTGTAGTTATGGGTGAATTAGAACATCAATTAAGACAAATCGTTACAAATTATTAA
- a CDS encoding DUF6718 family protein: protein MTKKYLVAKTFKKKGSAAILLEQVSDFLSYIPELEGMFKRNAEFLIISKEDELELDEAWPEYAPFQLEENKQDFEKALKEKTSREKK, encoded by the coding sequence ATGACAAAGAAATATTTAGTTGCGAAAACATTTAAGAAGAAAGGCAGTGCAGCGATTTTATTGGAGCAGGTATCGGATTTTCTATCCTATATTCCTGAACTAGAAGGAATGTTTAAGCGAAATGCCGAATTTCTGATTATAAGCAAAGAAGATGAGTTAGAGTTGGATGAGGCATGGCCAGAATACGCACCTTTTCAGCTAGAAGAAAATAAACAGGATTTTGAAAAAGCTTTAAAAGAAAAAACGAGCCGGGAGAAAAAGTGA
- a CDS encoding Maf family protein — translation MKQSIVLASQSPRRKEWLSLCVSDFSVISADIDEKSIEKQILKTNNEEPFLLTASRLVEMLAAEKARVIFKKQPMSIVIGADTVVVHENRILGKPLDESQAYEMLRSYAGKTHSVVTGVSIKNSEKEITFSVESKVTFWDWNKQMEQEVFDYIKTGNPMDKAGAYGIQEMPSLWVKEISGDYPNIVGLPISYVNRALYEFE, via the coding sequence ATGAAGCAATCGATTGTTTTAGCCAGCCAATCTCCGCGCCGCAAAGAATGGTTATCACTTTGTGTCAGCGATTTTTCTGTTATTTCAGCGGATATTGATGAAAAGTCCATCGAGAAGCAAATACTAAAAACGAACAACGAAGAGCCTTTTCTTCTAACTGCAAGTCGTTTAGTAGAAATGTTGGCAGCTGAGAAAGCCCGTGTAATTTTCAAAAAACAACCGATGAGTATTGTCATTGGAGCCGATACAGTGGTCGTGCATGAAAACCGTATTTTAGGTAAACCTCTCGATGAATCACAAGCATATGAAATGCTTCGTTCCTACGCAGGGAAAACTCATTCCGTTGTTACGGGAGTGAGTATCAAAAACTCGGAAAAGGAAATAACTTTTTCAGTCGAAAGCAAAGTGACGTTTTGGGATTGGAACAAACAGATGGAACAAGAAGTTTTTGATTATATTAAAACGGGAAATCCCATGGATAAAGCAGGAGCGTATGGTATCCAAGAGATGCCTAGTTTATGGGTCAAAGAGATTTCTGGTGATTATCCTAATATTGTTGGATTGCCAATCTCTTATGTAAACCGAGCGCTTTATGAATTTGAGTAA
- a CDS encoding MFS transporter: MKNESFYTRLNADEKYIMKCVYYVFAVNGLYGMIMGSLLPYISEAYNLSDTVSGSLLSSHYVGNLLASFIAGILPIYLGRKKAIIFLSSFVTAGFLLMITTGNPFLLILSFFFTGLSRGSISNFNNSIVNEISNSSSAALSFLHSIFAIGALLAPYLVIGAVHLIGVNGWRLAGVVIIILTALSIFFFSRMKMPEEPVERKKKVVSYDFMKKKTFWILAGTLFFYLCGESTINGWLVKYFVDSGILTIGYSQFLASLLWVGVLLGRLAVSAIGDRFPRIYVLYALTLTTTLFFVVLLASRNQMMITFAILGLGLSMAGIYPTTIAATGGFIKDYPMAMGILLVLGGIGSIVMPTITGALSDQFGIFYGMAAIGVALGLMILCVFLYDRDQKAKAS, encoded by the coding sequence TTGAAAAATGAATCATTTTATACACGTTTGAATGCTGACGAGAAATATATCATGAAATGCGTTTATTATGTATTCGCTGTAAACGGTTTATACGGAATGATTATGGGCTCCCTTTTACCTTACATCAGTGAAGCTTATAATTTAAGTGACACAGTAAGTGGTTCCTTGTTATCTTCTCACTATGTTGGAAATTTACTAGCTAGTTTCATTGCTGGAATTCTCCCTATTTATTTGGGCAGAAAAAAAGCCATTATCTTTTTAAGTAGTTTTGTAACAGCTGGATTTTTACTGATGATTACGACCGGAAATCCCTTCTTACTTATCCTGTCTTTCTTCTTTACAGGTTTGAGTCGTGGAAGTATTTCAAACTTTAACAACTCCATTGTAAATGAAATTTCTAATAGTAGTTCTGCAGCTTTGAGTTTCTTGCATAGTATTTTTGCAATTGGTGCTTTGTTGGCTCCTTACTTAGTCATTGGAGCTGTTCACCTAATCGGCGTAAATGGCTGGCGTCTAGCTGGGGTGGTTATTATTATTCTTACAGCACTCTCTATCTTCTTTTTCTCCCGCATGAAAATGCCTGAAGAACCTGTTGAAAGAAAGAAAAAAGTAGTTTCCTATGATTTTATGAAGAAAAAGACTTTCTGGATTTTAGCTGGTACGCTATTTTTCTATCTTTGTGGGGAATCAACCATTAATGGCTGGCTTGTTAAATATTTTGTGGATTCGGGAATTCTCACGATTGGGTACTCTCAATTCTTGGCATCCCTCTTGTGGGTTGGTGTATTGCTAGGGCGTTTAGCAGTTTCCGCTATAGGTGATCGTTTTCCAAGAATCTACGTACTATATGCTTTAACATTAACAACTACCCTATTCTTCGTTGTTTTATTAGCTTCAAGAAATCAAATGATGATTACATTTGCTATTCTCGGGCTTGGGCTTTCTATGGCGGGTATTTATCCAACTACGATTGCAGCTACCGGTGGATTTATCAAAGATTACCCCATGGCTATGGGAATTTTACTGGTATTAGGTGGTATCGGATCCATTGTGATGCCAACAATAACGGGAGCTTTATCTGATCAATTCGGAATTTTCTATGGAATGGCAGCAATCGGAGTAGCTCTAGGCCTTATGATTCTTTGTGTTTTTCTATATGACCGCGACCAAAAAGCCAAAGCTTCTTGA